One genomic segment of Streptomyces sp. TLI_146 includes these proteins:
- a CDS encoding DUF4442 domain-containing protein — translation MSVGEMLAATVPMARTLKLEFLETTPERAVVRLPDQADYHNHVGGPHAGAMFTLAESASGAIVIAAFGDQMNRAVPLAVKAEIGYKKLAMGVVTATATLGRPIADVVAELDAGERPEFPVAIAITREDGAVTGEMTVVWTLRPHS, via the coding sequence ATGTCCGTAGGCGAGATGCTCGCCGCGACCGTTCCCATGGCCAGGACCCTCAAGCTGGAGTTCCTGGAGACCACCCCCGAGCGGGCCGTGGTCCGGTTGCCCGACCAGGCCGACTACCACAACCACGTGGGCGGACCGCACGCCGGCGCGATGTTCACGCTCGCCGAGTCCGCCAGTGGTGCCATCGTGATCGCCGCCTTCGGCGACCAGATGAACCGGGCCGTGCCGCTCGCCGTCAAGGCGGAGATCGGCTACAAGAAGCTCGCCATGGGCGTGGTCACCGCCACCGCCACGCTGGGCCGCCCGATCGCGGACGTCGTCGCGGAGCTGGACGCGGGGGAGCGCCCCGAGTTCCCGGTCGCCATCGCGATCACCCGCGAGGACGGCGCCGTCACCGGCGAGATGACCGTCGTCTGGACCCTGCGGCCGCACAGCTGA